A region from the Salidesulfovibrio onnuriiensis genome encodes:
- the bioA gene encoding adenosylmethionine--8-amino-7-oxononanoate transaminase, with protein sequence MDRHTIWHPCTQMKDVEDHPLINVQSAQGIYLFDPEGNSYIDAVSSWWVNLFGHCNPRLMAALKRQADTLDHVIFAGTTHSPAEELAERLMALTPPELTRVFFADNGSAAVEAAMKMSYGYWHNTGRLEKTKFIALDSGYHGETLGALSLCGEELYTNLYGPIMPQNIRVQGPDCYRCPYGEHRESCDAPCFEHMERAVAENADSLSAVVAEPLVQFAGGFKMYPPVYLKKLRACTEAHNAHLILDEIATGFGRTGTMFAAEQANVCADFVCLSKGITSGTLPLSVVLTNDNIYEAYYADYTELKAFMHSHSYTGNPLACAVACEVMDIFRDEDVINVNRPKHEHLRACVEDRFHGHANVGEIRSTGFICAVELVADPATRDPFDWKQRTGFRIYREAVKRGALLRNLGDILYFLPPYVITETEIETLVDIARESVRAVLD encoded by the coding sequence ATGGACAGGCACACGATCTGGCATCCGTGCACCCAGATGAAGGATGTGGAGGATCACCCCCTCATCAATGTTCAGAGCGCTCAAGGCATATATCTTTTCGACCCGGAGGGCAATTCGTACATCGACGCGGTCTCGTCCTGGTGGGTCAACCTCTTCGGGCACTGCAACCCGAGGCTCATGGCCGCCCTCAAGCGCCAGGCCGACACCCTGGACCACGTCATCTTCGCGGGGACCACCCACTCCCCGGCCGAGGAACTGGCCGAAAGGCTCATGGCCCTGACCCCGCCCGAACTGACCCGCGTCTTCTTCGCGGACAACGGATCCGCGGCAGTGGAGGCGGCCATGAAAATGAGCTACGGATACTGGCACAACACGGGCCGCCTGGAAAAGACCAAATTCATCGCCCTGGACAGCGGCTACCACGGTGAAACCCTGGGCGCGCTCTCCCTGTGCGGGGAGGAGCTGTACACCAATCTCTACGGCCCCATCATGCCGCAGAACATCCGCGTGCAGGGGCCGGACTGCTATCGCTGTCCCTACGGCGAACACCGTGAATCCTGCGACGCGCCCTGCTTCGAGCACATGGAGCGGGCCGTGGCCGAAAACGCAGACTCGCTCTCGGCAGTCGTGGCCGAGCCGCTGGTGCAGTTCGCGGGCGGCTTCAAGATGTACCCGCCCGTGTATCTCAAAAAGCTGCGCGCCTGCACCGAGGCCCACAACGCGCACCTTATCCTCGACGAAATCGCCACAGGCTTCGGCCGCACCGGCACCATGTTCGCGGCCGAGCAGGCCAACGTCTGCGCGGACTTCGTCTGCCTGTCCAAGGGCATCACCTCGGGCACCCTGCCGCTCTCCGTGGTGCTGACCAACGACAATATTTATGAGGCCTATTACGCGGACTACACCGAACTCAAGGCCTTCATGCACAGCCACAGCTACACGGGCAATCCCCTGGCCTGCGCCGTGGCCTGCGAAGTCATGGACATCTTCCGCGACGAAGACGTCATCAACGTCAACCGGCCCAAGCACGAGCATCTACGCGCCTGCGTGGAAGACCGGTTCCACGGGCACGCGAACGTGGGCGAAATCCGCTCCACCGGGTTCATCTGCGCCGTGGAGCTGGTGGCCGACCCCGCCACCAGGGACCCGTTCGACTGGAAGCAACGCACCGGATTCCGGATCTACCGCGAGGCCGTCAAGCGAGGCGCGCTCCTGCGCAACCTCGGCGACATCCTCTACTTCCTGCCACCCTACGTCATCACCGAAACCGAAATCGAAACCCTGGTGGACATCGCCCGCGAGTCCGTCCGGGCCGTGCTGGATTAA
- the bioD gene encoding dethiobiotin synthase — protein MEKLYISGTGTEIGKTHFSAWLARELSRQGKRVKYIKPVQTGYPADDDAAFVRRHAGLSEDDARVLFTGEEPVAPCFLWETFPLDGVLDAINKVRDCDVLLVEGAGGLLVPLDKKRRSYEIAELCGLETVIVVPNALGCLSDAQLNGHFLATSGIPFKGFALNNHFAQDETNRERNHAMLAHLMPGSIRWVFGSL, from the coding sequence ATGGAAAAGCTCTACATCTCCGGAACCGGAACCGAAATCGGCAAGACCCATTTCAGCGCATGGCTGGCCCGCGAACTCTCGCGCCAGGGCAAGCGCGTCAAGTACATCAAACCCGTGCAGACCGGATACCCGGCCGACGACGACGCGGCCTTCGTACGCCGCCACGCGGGGCTTTCCGAGGACGACGCGCGCGTGCTGTTCACGGGCGAGGAGCCCGTGGCCCCCTGTTTCCTGTGGGAGACTTTCCCCCTGGACGGGGTGCTGGACGCCATCAACAAGGTGCGCGACTGCGACGTGCTGCTGGTGGAAGGCGCGGGCGGCCTGCTCGTGCCCCTGGACAAGAAGCGCCGGAGCTACGAGATCGCTGAGCTCTGCGGCCTGGAGACCGTGATAGTGGTGCCCAACGCGCTCGGCTGCCTGAGCGACGCCCAGCTCAACGGACACTTCCTGGCCACGAGCGGCATCCCGTTCAAGGGCTTTGCCCTCAACAACCATTTCGCCCAGGACGAGACCAACCGCGAGCGCAACCACGCCATGCTCGCCCACCTCATGCCCGGCTCCATCCGCTGGGTGTTCGGTTCCCTGTAA